From the Senegalimassilia faecalis genome, one window contains:
- the tilS gene encoding tRNA lysidine(34) synthetase TilS, giving the protein MTEEENSAKSTRPFGLREEVATQGGEAGSEGAMAYSDSRGSGSGQHAKDVMAAARETIARRGLANADSPVLLMVSGGSDSTALAYIARQLADEGVIGPVAMLHVNHCLRPGAADQDEAFVTQLAELLAIPLFSCKIDIAGEAQREGGNVEAVARRERYLAANEALASLCRHAAAPLSAGRIFTAHTADDRVENFYMRSMVGTGPGGFRAMKYANGPVTRPLLDVGREDLRAYLCKRECDGLPCACDAEGNLWREDATNAHTDRFRAYVRHEVIPRIKQRSPQLLDVLGRTMNLIADEDDMLENMAFDLVKCHMTWTEALPERPPAYEEGGVLAPAFGSQPAPLQRRAVVQVLQAMLSPDARVETASVDAVLAAWDRPGTREAKPRGGYVANIQGNLAISANKHGVRLEPMAVFRARRKK; this is encoded by the coding sequence ATGACGGAAGAAGAAAACTCGGCGAAATCGACTCGCCCGTTCGGCTTGCGTGAGGAGGTTGCGACGCAGGGCGGGGAAGCCGGTAGCGAAGGCGCAATGGCGTACTCCGATTCGCGCGGAAGCGGATCGGGTCAGCATGCCAAGGACGTGATGGCCGCGGCGCGGGAGACCATCGCGCGGCGCGGCTTGGCGAACGCAGATTCGCCGGTGCTGCTGATGGTGTCGGGAGGCTCGGACTCAACGGCGCTGGCGTACATCGCGCGCCAGCTGGCCGACGAAGGCGTTATCGGGCCCGTGGCCATGCTGCACGTGAACCACTGCCTGCGCCCGGGCGCGGCCGATCAGGACGAGGCGTTCGTGACTCAGCTGGCCGAGCTGCTGGCAATTCCCCTGTTCAGCTGCAAAATCGACATCGCGGGCGAAGCGCAGCGCGAAGGCGGTAACGTCGAGGCCGTCGCGCGCCGCGAGCGTTACCTGGCAGCTAATGAGGCGCTTGCCAGCCTGTGCCGCCACGCGGCGGCGCCCTTGTCGGCGGGCCGCATCTTCACGGCGCACACGGCCGACGACCGCGTGGAGAACTTCTACATGCGCTCCATGGTGGGCACGGGTCCGGGCGGTTTCCGCGCCATGAAGTACGCCAACGGCCCCGTCACGCGCCCGCTGCTTGACGTTGGCCGTGAAGATCTGCGCGCCTACCTGTGCAAACGCGAATGCGACGGCCTGCCGTGCGCCTGCGATGCCGAAGGCAACCTGTGGCGCGAGGACGCCACGAACGCACACACTGACCGCTTCCGCGCCTACGTGCGCCACGAGGTGATTCCGCGCATCAAGCAGCGCAGTCCGCAGCTGCTCGACGTGCTTGGCCGCACCATGAACCTTATCGCCGACGAGGACGACATGCTGGAGAACATGGCATTTGACCTGGTGAAATGCCATATGACGTGGACCGAAGCGCTGCCGGAGCGCCCGCCAGCCTACGAGGAAGGCGGCGTGCTTGCCCCCGCGTTCGGCAGCCAACCAGCGCCGCTGCAACGTCGCGCCGTCGTGCAGGTGCTGCAGGCCATGCTCAGCCCCGACGCGCGCGTGGAGACGGCCTCGGTCGACGCGGTGCTGGCGGCGTGGGATCGCCCCGGCACGCGGGAAGCAAAACCCCGCGGCGGCTACGTCGCGAACATCCAGGGTAACCTGGCAATCAGCGCAAACAAGCACGGCGTGCGCCTTGAGCCCATGGCCGTGTTCCGAGCAAGGAGGAAGAAATGA
- a CDS encoding CidA/LrgA family protein, whose product MKPNSDTASGVKNCARKMWAHTKIFVASIKSDLKETRDEMFVGADTPKERMQRSIKHGLLLLAQLCLIMGVYAAGCAIASVLPIALPGNILGMVLLLVLLGTHILKTKYISDACDYLIDNMSVFFIPAGVAIMGCFSMLENSAAKFAFVCIATTVIVFLATSYTVLLVSWIMAKLGKDTALAPAVGPKGSDDSAADGDATADASRKHAEVQPKHHAHPHAHTHTHPHTPASGSIIAPVPSKEA is encoded by the coding sequence ATGAAACCGAATAGCGACACCGCAAGCGGTGTCAAGAATTGTGCGCGCAAAATGTGGGCGCACACGAAGATTTTCGTCGCTTCCATCAAGTCCGACCTCAAGGAGACGCGCGACGAGATGTTCGTCGGCGCCGACACGCCCAAGGAGCGCATGCAACGATCCATTAAGCACGGCCTGCTGCTGCTTGCACAGTTATGCCTGATCATGGGCGTATACGCCGCCGGTTGCGCCATCGCGTCCGTGCTGCCCATCGCACTGCCCGGCAACATTTTGGGCATGGTGCTGCTGCTGGTTCTGCTGGGAACGCACATCCTGAAAACGAAGTACATCAGCGACGCATGCGACTACCTTATCGACAACATGTCCGTATTCTTCATTCCCGCCGGCGTGGCTATCATGGGCTGCTTCTCCATGCTGGAGAATTCTGCGGCGAAGTTCGCGTTCGTATGCATCGCCACCACCGTCATCGTGTTTTTGGCCACGTCCTACACCGTGCTGCTCGTGTCGTGGATCATGGCGAAGCTGGGCAAGGATACCGCGCTTGCGCCTGCCGTGGGGCCGAAGGGCTCGGACGACAGCGCCGCTGACGGCGACGCGACCGCCGACGCCAGCCGCAAACACGCCGAAGTGCAGCCGAAACACCACGCGCACCCACACGCCCACACCCACACTCACCCGCACACGCCCGCATCGGGCAGCATCATCGCGCCCGTGCCCAGCAAGGAGGCGTAA
- a CDS encoding Maf family protein codes for MTEQQTPQTAADQAEQNAQPAPEHVDVILASGSPRRKQLLEREGVEFTVRVSEVDESLEPDLEANPPEAVKKLAERKAGAVVQEVLGEGYVGMAAIIGADTMVVCDGEIFGKPTSLSDAKRMLRRLQGNTHEVLTAVSVWLVSAPNAEDVSLGFRTFVDRAAVTFHPQTDDELAEYLKLGESFDKAGAYAAQGEGARLIKHVEGDLDTVIGLPVTRLLNEFPDLK; via the coding sequence ATGACGGAACAACAAACGCCGCAAACCGCGGCTGACCAGGCGGAACAAAACGCGCAGCCCGCGCCCGAGCATGTGGACGTCATCTTGGCGTCGGGCAGCCCGCGCCGCAAGCAGCTGCTCGAGCGCGAAGGCGTTGAGTTCACTGTCCGCGTGTCCGAGGTCGACGAATCGCTTGAGCCCGACCTTGAGGCCAATCCGCCCGAGGCCGTGAAGAAACTGGCGGAGCGCAAGGCCGGCGCCGTGGTGCAGGAAGTGCTCGGCGAGGGCTATGTGGGCATGGCGGCCATCATCGGCGCCGACACCATGGTGGTGTGCGACGGCGAAATCTTCGGCAAGCCCACCAGCCTGTCGGATGCCAAGCGCATGCTGCGCCGCCTGCAGGGCAACACGCACGAGGTGCTCACGGCCGTGTCGGTGTGGCTGGTTTCCGCGCCGAACGCCGAGGACGTGTCGCTGGGCTTCCGCACATTCGTGGACCGCGCCGCCGTCACGTTCCATCCGCAAACCGACGATGAGCTGGCCGAATACCTGAAGCTGGGCGAATCGTTCGACAAGGCGGGCGCCTATGCGGCGCAAGGCGAGGGCGCGCGGCTTATCAAGCACGTGGAAGGCGACTTGGACACCGTCATCGGCCTACCCGTCACGCGCCTGCTCAACGAATTCCCCGACTTGAAGTAG
- the rlmD gene encoding 23S rRNA (uracil(1939)-C(5))-methyltransferase RlmD: MKENGGKRTRGNDNKCAVGNVRGGRAANGGNSARAQRQRGANALRANRGERPQSQLQAGGGLPACSVARQCGACQHVNEPYQRQLAAKNQRVAKLFSQVAGPEALRPILGMDNPYCYRNKVMSPFAPGRPQKAPKQQRGQRGGKRPSRPSAPQRDILCGMYAAGTHRIIDTSECLIENAQAKQVIRAVRSIMLKFGIEPYDEDRGTGFMRHAVVRVGHTSGEVLVTLVTNAREFPGAKGFCRELVRRCPFITTVVQNINERQTNVVLGQREQVLYGPGFILDELCGLSFRISSQSFYQVNSVQTEVLYRQAIKLANFTGAEHAIDAYCGTGTIGLVAASMGAAQVTGVDCVESSIRDARQNARHNGVDNAQFVVGDAGAFMRDMAAEAAAAGRAGVDENSRPLVLLMDPPRAGSSEEFLRAAVQLAPSRIVYISCNPETQVRDLAFLRQFGFEVRVVQPVDMFPHTDHIETIALIERA, translated from the coding sequence ATGAAGGAAAACGGCGGCAAGCGCACGCGCGGCAATGACAACAAATGCGCTGTCGGAAACGTGCGCGGAGGTCGCGCCGCAAATGGCGGCAATTCGGCACGCGCTCAGCGGCAGCGGGGCGCAAACGCGCTGCGAGCCAATCGAGGTGAACGGCCGCAGTCACAGCTCCAAGCTGGCGGTGGCTTGCCGGCGTGCTCGGTGGCGCGGCAGTGCGGCGCGTGCCAGCACGTCAACGAGCCCTATCAGCGCCAGCTTGCCGCGAAAAATCAGCGCGTGGCGAAGCTGTTTTCCCAGGTGGCAGGCCCGGAAGCGCTGCGCCCCATTCTGGGCATGGACAACCCGTACTGCTATCGCAACAAAGTGATGTCGCCGTTCGCGCCCGGTCGCCCGCAAAAGGCGCCGAAGCAGCAGCGCGGCCAGCGCGGCGGCAAGCGCCCCAGCCGCCCGTCGGCCCCGCAGCGCGACATCCTGTGCGGCATGTACGCGGCCGGCACGCACCGCATCATTGACACTTCGGAGTGTCTCATCGAGAACGCCCAGGCCAAGCAGGTTATTCGCGCGGTGCGCAGCATCATGCTGAAGTTCGGCATCGAGCCCTACGATGAGGACCGCGGCACCGGCTTCATGCGCCATGCGGTGGTGCGCGTCGGCCACACGTCGGGTGAGGTGCTGGTCACGCTGGTCACGAACGCCCGCGAATTCCCCGGCGCGAAAGGCTTCTGCCGCGAACTGGTGCGCCGCTGCCCGTTCATCACCACGGTGGTGCAGAACATCAACGAGCGCCAAACGAACGTGGTGCTTGGCCAGCGCGAGCAGGTGCTTTACGGCCCCGGCTTCATTCTGGACGAGCTGTGCGGTCTGAGTTTCCGCATTTCGTCGCAGTCGTTTTACCAGGTCAACAGCGTGCAGACCGAGGTGCTGTACCGCCAAGCCATCAAACTGGCGAACTTCACGGGCGCCGAGCACGCTATCGACGCGTACTGCGGCACGGGCACCATCGGGCTGGTGGCGGCGTCGATGGGCGCGGCCCAGGTCACGGGCGTGGACTGCGTGGAGTCGTCCATCCGCGATGCGCGGCAGAACGCGCGCCACAACGGTGTGGACAACGCGCAGTTCGTGGTGGGCGACGCCGGCGCGTTCATGCGCGACATGGCCGCGGAAGCAGCGGCGGCAGGTCGCGCGGGCGTCGATGAAAACAGCCGCCCGCTTGTGCTGCTGATGGACCCGCCGCGCGCCGGTTCAAGCGAGGAATTCCTGCGCGCCGCGGTGCAGCTGGCGCCGTCGCGCATCGTCTACATCTCGTGCAACCCGGAAACGCAAGTCCGCGACCTGGCGTTTCTTCGCCAGTTCGGCTTCGAGGTGCGCGTGGTGCAGCCCGTGGACATGTTCCCGCACACCGACCACATCGAAACCATCGCGCTCATCGAGCGCGCGTAA
- a CDS encoding ATP-binding protein → MKRRSLAAAIGIVVVTLICVCSLYAHFIQEKVYEESADHLKEIYTQVNNTFSMLVSDNWNHLTTWNMFFEDTAKHSPDGAVDGEAADETRAFISSEQDKWGFTNFYFLNGSGEYVTPSGERGTLSLGQQLDQLNAGNSIVADTVPTSGNGLTVFATPVAPASFDGFAYTATAISYNNHDMEATLDVNAFDGQSSCFVITPAGNLLFSATDQYSQSANLLDWFDKIASFDGDTSLASVRDNILAGQSGITQFSTVTDHYYLTYMPVGFEDWIMVGVVPSGVVNASISEVQLTTIITVSVVLFVVGALVVIMLWQHGRRALDQQVGEVKYREQLFSALSGSTDNIFIMFSPNGASVDYVSPNTDRILGISAADIFANVRSIDRSLEPGSESLLARGVGDLASNDHYEGNSTRRHQQTGEMRWYHETLFRATVGETEKLVYVLFDRTKETESRERLQQALVIAKQSNQAKSTFLAKMSHDIRTPINAIMGMTQIARDNAGNWEKTDECLATIQASSQHLLSLINDVLDMSKIESGAIELQEECCNLDDLLRDVDAIMRPQTTAKEQLLTLDAVNVRHRRFAADQLRVRQILLNLLSNAVKYTPDGGMIALHVEELAQTSPNFARLSFIVRDNGMGMSPEFVEHVFTPFERADGQKMQGIQGTGLGMTITKALVDAMGGTIDVASAEDRGTTFTVQLKFKLGVPDGEACAPAAGDEEDTHANALVNGLNDGVESDSGSKPCQRDGVSQEAGEGGKRNKNEAVADEPGNAGGARDDADATNNKPEGKGKRLSFAEVFEGRRYLVAEDNQINRIILTELLTEHGAQLDEAENGQEAVEAFANSEPDRYDAVLMDAMMPVMDGYDATRAIRALPRPDAQTTPIIALTANAYADDVKKALDAGMNAHVGKPFKVGDLANALVKLQKERE, encoded by the coding sequence ATGAAACGTCGATCCCTCGCTGCCGCAATCGGCATCGTTGTTGTAACGCTTATCTGCGTGTGCTCGCTCTACGCACACTTCATCCAAGAAAAGGTCTACGAAGAAAGCGCCGACCACCTGAAAGAAATATACACCCAGGTCAACAACACGTTTTCCATGCTGGTATCCGACAACTGGAATCACCTGACCACCTGGAACATGTTCTTCGAAGACACGGCGAAGCACTCGCCCGACGGCGCCGTCGATGGCGAAGCGGCCGACGAAACCCGCGCGTTTATCAGCAGCGAGCAGGACAAGTGGGGCTTCACCAACTTCTACTTCCTTAACGGCAGCGGGGAGTACGTCACGCCCAGCGGCGAGCGCGGCACGCTAAGCCTCGGCCAGCAGCTTGACCAGCTGAACGCCGGTAACAGCATCGTGGCCGACACCGTTCCCACCAGCGGAAACGGCCTTACCGTGTTCGCCACGCCCGTTGCGCCGGCGTCGTTTGACGGATTCGCCTACACGGCCACAGCCATCAGCTACAACAACCACGACATGGAGGCAACGCTTGACGTGAATGCGTTCGACGGGCAGTCCAGCTGCTTCGTCATCACGCCGGCGGGCAACCTGCTGTTCTCTGCAACCGACCAGTATTCGCAGTCGGCAAACCTGCTTGACTGGTTCGACAAGATCGCCTCGTTCGACGGCGACACAAGCCTAGCCTCGGTACGCGACAACATCCTTGCAGGACAAAGCGGAATCACGCAGTTCTCCACCGTCACGGACCACTACTATCTCACCTACATGCCCGTGGGGTTCGAGGACTGGATCATGGTGGGCGTGGTGCCCAGCGGTGTGGTGAACGCCAGCATATCGGAAGTGCAGCTGACCACCATCATCACCGTGTCGGTGGTGCTGTTCGTAGTGGGCGCACTGGTGGTCATAATGCTGTGGCAGCACGGCCGGCGCGCGCTTGACCAGCAGGTCGGCGAGGTGAAATATCGCGAGCAGCTGTTCAGCGCGCTATCAGGCAGCACGGACAACATCTTCATCATGTTCAGCCCCAACGGCGCAAGCGTGGACTACGTTAGCCCGAACACCGACCGTATTCTGGGCATTTCCGCCGCCGACATCTTCGCCAACGTGCGCAGCATCGACCGCTCGCTGGAGCCGGGGTCGGAAAGTCTGCTTGCGCGCGGCGTCGGCGACCTGGCCAGCAACGACCACTACGAGGGCAACAGCACGCGCCGCCATCAGCAAACCGGCGAAATGCGGTGGTACCACGAGACGCTGTTCCGCGCCACAGTGGGCGAAACGGAGAAGCTGGTGTACGTGCTGTTCGATCGCACGAAAGAGACGGAAAGCCGCGAACGGCTGCAGCAGGCGCTGGTGATCGCGAAGCAGTCGAACCAGGCGAAAAGCACGTTTTTGGCGAAGATGTCGCACGACATCCGCACGCCCATCAACGCCATCATGGGCATGACGCAAATTGCGCGCGATAACGCCGGGAACTGGGAAAAGACCGACGAGTGCCTGGCAACCATCCAGGCGTCGTCGCAACATCTGCTCAGCCTTATCAACGACGTGCTGGACATGTCAAAAATCGAGAGCGGCGCCATCGAGCTGCAAGAAGAATGCTGCAACCTTGACGACCTGCTGCGCGACGTCGACGCCATCATGCGCCCGCAAACCACGGCAAAAGAGCAGCTGCTCACGCTTGACGCCGTGAACGTGCGCCACCGCCGATTCGCCGCTGACCAGCTGCGCGTGCGGCAAATCCTGCTGAACCTGCTGTCGAACGCGGTGAAGTACACACCCGATGGCGGCATGATCGCGCTGCACGTGGAAGAGCTTGCGCAGACAAGCCCGAACTTCGCGCGGCTGAGCTTCATCGTGCGCGACAACGGCATGGGCATGTCGCCGGAATTCGTGGAGCACGTGTTCACGCCGTTCGAACGCGCCGACGGTCAGAAGATGCAAGGCATCCAGGGCACCGGACTGGGCATGACCATCACGAAAGCGCTGGTGGACGCCATGGGTGGCACCATCGATGTGGCCAGCGCCGAGGACAGAGGTACAACTTTCACGGTACAACTGAAGTTCAAGCTTGGGGTACCCGACGGTGAAGCGTGTGCGCCGGCAGCGGGCGACGAGGAGGATACGCACGCGAATGCGCTGGTCAACGGCTTGAATGACGGCGTCGAAAGCGATAGCGGCAGCAAGCCCTGCCAGCGCGATGGCGTGTCGCAGGAAGCCGGCGAAGGCGGCAAACGTAACAAGAATGAAGCCGTTGCGGATGAGCCGGGAAACGCAGGCGGCGCGCGCGACGACGCGGACGCCACCAACAACAAGCCCGAGGGCAAGGGCAAGCGGCTTTCGTTTGCGGAGGTGTTCGAGGGCCGTCGCTACCTGGTGGCGGAGGACAACCAGATCAACCGCATCATTCTCACCGAGCTTTTGACCGAACATGGCGCGCAGCTTGACGAGGCCGAAAACGGGCAGGAAGCCGTCGAGGCGTTCGCCAACAGCGAGCCGGACCGCTACGATGCCGTGTTGATGGACGCCATGATGCCCGTGATGGACGGCTACGATGCCACACGCGCCATCCGCGCGCTGCCGCGCCCCGATGCGCAAACCACGCCCATCATCGCGCTGACGGCCAACGCCTACGCCGACGATGTGAAAAAGGCGCTCGACGCCGGCATGAACGCGCACGTAGGCAAGCCCTTCAAGGTCGGCGACCTAGCAAACGCCCTGGTGAAGCTGCAGAAAGAACGCGAATAG
- a CDS encoding phage holin family protein, protein MNFIVRWLVTAIAVAAAVWLVPGIAVIGATESWVAIAIISLALALIDMSVKPLLQLLSLPITCLTFGIFYLVVNTIMLYLAAWLSNEMFHIGFVIASFGSAFVAAIVISIVSAIMNGIVGDN, encoded by the coding sequence ATGAACTTCATCGTACGTTGGCTTGTTACCGCCATTGCCGTTGCCGCGGCTGTGTGGCTGGTACCGGGCATCGCCGTGATCGGCGCCACCGAAAGCTGGGTGGCCATCGCCATAATCAGTCTGGCGCTTGCCCTTATCGACATGAGCGTCAAGCCCTTGTTGCAGCTGCTCAGCCTGCCCATCACGTGCCTGACGTTCGGCATCTTTTACCTGGTGGTGAACACCATCATGCTGTACCTGGCCGCATGGCTGAGCAACGAGATGTTCCACATTGGGTTCGTCATCGCCAGCTTTGGCAGCGCGTTTGTTGCCGCCATCGTCATCAGCATCGTGTCCGCCATCATGAACGGCATCGTCGGAGACAACTAA
- a CDS encoding LrgB family protein — MLSLIATLAVGTVISFIVFKLAVALYKKVCSPLLNPLLVTVAFIIAFLCIFHIPLDSYESSVQLISFLLGPATVALAYSVYRQRQILKQHFVPIFCGCLVGSIVSMVSAYTLCELLGLGDEMAVSFIPKSVTTPIAIAVSQELGGITSITVAAVIITGILGAIFAPLMSKIFRVNNRIAKGVAIGTCSHAVGTTKALEMGELEGAMSGVSIAVSGLLTTAIVVIAGCFV; from the coding sequence ATGCTCAGCCTTATCGCGACCCTTGCGGTCGGCACCGTCATCTCGTTCATCGTGTTCAAGCTTGCCGTGGCGCTGTATAAGAAGGTGTGCTCGCCCCTGCTCAACCCGCTGCTGGTCACCGTGGCGTTCATCATCGCGTTTCTGTGCATCTTCCACATCCCGCTGGATTCCTACGAGTCCAGCGTGCAGCTGATTTCGTTTTTGCTGGGGCCGGCCACCGTGGCGCTCGCCTATTCGGTATATCGCCAGCGTCAGATTCTCAAGCAGCATTTCGTGCCGATTTTCTGCGGCTGCTTGGTCGGCTCCATTGTGTCGATGGTCAGCGCCTACACACTGTGCGAGCTTCTGGGCCTTGGCGACGAGATGGCGGTGTCGTTCATCCCGAAGTCCGTCACCACGCCCATTGCCATCGCGGTGTCTCAGGAACTTGGCGGCATCACGTCCATCACCGTGGCGGCCGTTATCATCACCGGCATTCTGGGCGCTATTTTCGCGCCGCTGATGTCGAAGATTTTCCGCGTGAACAACCGCATTGCGAAAGGCGTGGCCATCGGCACGTGCTCGCACGCGGTAGGCACCACGAAAGCGCTTGAGATGGGCGAGCTGGAAGGCGCCATGTCCGGCGTCAGCATCGCCGTATCGGGCCTGCTCACCACCGCAATCGTCGTAATCGCCGGCTGCTTCGTGTAG
- the cydB gene encoding cytochrome d ubiquinol oxidase subunit II, with the protein MSALAVLWFFLIFVLIAGYFVLDGFDLGIGVLYRALAKTEGERALVRRSIGPVWDGNEVWLLTAGGALFAAFPAAYATTFSGFYLAVMLVLFGLIVRAVSLEFRAHDKQWGRVWDACFTVGSFLPALLLGVALGNVIAGIPMAENGDYAGVPLLGLLSPFTLVTGLLGLAMCLSAGAAWAALKTQRESAVHARAEKLRVPLQIATLVLFAVASVLAFTTVSPAFAPGMFAAGVVFAVAFVACIAASLMASRKGADLPAFILQSAAAVCLVGLAAVSLFPNLVVAAPGSVGATITLASAASSDTALAWMTGIACVGVPLVLAYHVIAYRVFRGRLSEKDVA; encoded by the coding sequence ATGAGCGCACTGGCCGTACTGTGGTTCTTCCTGATCTTCGTACTGATTGCCGGATACTTCGTGCTTGACGGGTTTGACCTGGGCATTGGCGTGCTGTATCGCGCGCTGGCGAAAACCGAGGGCGAGCGGGCGCTGGTGCGCCGCAGCATCGGCCCTGTGTGGGACGGCAACGAGGTGTGGCTGCTCACCGCCGGCGGCGCGCTGTTCGCCGCGTTCCCCGCTGCGTACGCCACCACGTTCTCGGGGTTCTACCTGGCTGTGATGCTGGTGCTGTTCGGCCTGATCGTACGCGCGGTTTCGCTTGAGTTCCGCGCGCACGACAAGCAGTGGGGCCGCGTGTGGGACGCATGCTTCACCGTGGGATCGTTTTTGCCGGCGCTGCTTCTGGGCGTGGCGCTGGGCAACGTGATCGCCGGCATCCCCATGGCGGAAAACGGCGACTACGCCGGCGTGCCGCTGCTGGGATTGCTTTCGCCGTTTACGCTGGTCACAGGCTTGCTTGGCCTAGCAATGTGCCTGAGCGCGGGCGCGGCGTGGGCGGCGCTGAAAACGCAGCGCGAAAGCGCCGTGCATGCGCGCGCCGAGAAACTGCGCGTGCCGCTGCAGATTGCGACCCTAGTGCTGTTCGCCGTTGCCAGCGTGCTTGCGTTCACAACGGTTTCGCCCGCGTTCGCGCCCGGCATGTTCGCGGCGGGCGTGGTGTTCGCCGTTGCGTTCGTGGCCTGCATTGCCGCATCGCTGATGGCTAGCCGCAAAGGCGCCGACCTGCCCGCGTTCATCCTGCAATCGGCAGCGGCCGTGTGCCTGGTGGGACTTGCCGCGGTCTCGCTGTTCCCCAACCTGGTGGTTGCCGCGCCCGGCAGCGTGGGCGCAACCATCACGTTGGCAAGCGCGGCCTCGTCCGACACGGCGCTGGCCTGGATGACGGGCATCGCGTGCGTGGGCGTGCCGCTGGTGCTTGCGTACCACGTCATCGCGTACCGCGTGTTCCGCGGACGTCTGAGCGAGAAGGACGTGGCATAA
- a CDS encoding cytochrome ubiquinol oxidase subunit I translates to MDVFSDVVLLSRIQFALTVAYHFLFVPLSIGLGLIMAIFATKYHRSRSEQDGNAMRFWVRIFTTTFAIGVATGITMEFSFGTNWADYSRFVGDIFGAPLAAEALFAFFLESVFLGILLFGRNKVSSLFYTVSAWLVWAGSCLSALWIIIANSWMQTPAGAELAADGSKAIITDFLAAAFNPSTLPRYTHVVVALLIMGAFASMCVGAWYLLKGKHTDFAMKTVKIGAAVGMVASCAMIVTAHSSAVEVSQEQPTKLAMMEGMYGDEVPPLYAFGWVDEENQQVITPFAIPGGTSFLATGTWDTEYQGLNSLAQTDKYADVDVANMPVNLVFQSYHLMVAMYGLIMLTVILALVFTLRGGRIRTMRWLQKLLVVAPLFPLIAIQVGWITAEVGRQPWVVYPSTSGPDGVALLTQNAISQSVSAPELLTTLALFIAVYVFLFVGWARVISHFIKRGPVADSETNAAKEGE, encoded by the coding sequence ATGGACGTGTTCTCGGACGTTGTGCTGCTCTCGCGCATTCAATTCGCGCTGACCGTGGCATACCACTTCTTATTCGTACCGCTGTCGATCGGGTTAGGCCTGATCATGGCCATATTCGCCACGAAATACCACCGCAGCCGCAGCGAGCAGGACGGCAACGCCATGCGCTTCTGGGTGCGCATCTTCACCACCACGTTCGCCATTGGCGTGGCCACCGGCATCACCATGGAGTTCTCATTCGGCACGAACTGGGCCGACTACTCGCGCTTCGTCGGCGACATCTTCGGCGCGCCGCTTGCCGCCGAAGCCCTGTTCGCATTCTTCCTGGAATCGGTGTTCCTGGGCATCCTGCTGTTCGGGCGCAACAAAGTTTCCAGCCTGTTCTACACCGTGTCCGCGTGGCTGGTGTGGGCCGGCTCGTGCCTGAGCGCGCTGTGGATCATCATCGCGAACTCGTGGATGCAAACGCCCGCCGGGGCCGAACTGGCCGCGGACGGTTCGAAGGCCATCATCACCGATTTTCTGGCCGCGGCGTTCAACCCGTCCACGCTGCCCCGCTATACGCACGTAGTGGTTGCGCTGCTGATCATGGGCGCGTTCGCCTCGATGTGCGTGGGCGCGTGGTACCTCCTGAAGGGCAAGCACACCGATTTCGCCATGAAAACCGTGAAGATCGGCGCCGCGGTGGGCATGGTAGCCTCGTGCGCCATGATTGTGACCGCGCATTCCTCGGCCGTTGAGGTGTCGCAGGAACAGCCCACGAAGCTGGCCATGATGGAGGGCATGTACGGCGACGAGGTGCCGCCGCTGTACGCATTCGGCTGGGTTGACGAGGAAAACCAGCAGGTCATCACCCCGTTCGCCATTCCGGGCGGCACCAGCTTCCTGGCAACGGGCACGTGGGACACCGAATACCAGGGCCTGAACTCCCTGGCGCAAACCGATAAGTACGCCGATGTCGACGTGGCCAACATGCCCGTGAACCTGGTGTTCCAGTCGTACCACCTGATGGTGGCCATGTACGGGCTCATCATGCTCACCGTTATCCTTGCGCTGGTGTTCACGTTGCGCGGCGGACGCATCCGCACCATGCGCTGGCTGCAGAAACTGCTGGTAGTGGCACCGCTGTTCCCGCTCATTGCCATTCAAGTGGGCTGGATCACCGCCGAAGTTGGCCGTCAGCCGTGGGTGGTGTATCCGTCGACGTCCGGCCCCGACGGCGTGGCTCTGCTGACGCAAAACGCCATTTCGCAGTCGGTTTCGGCACCCGAGCTGCTGACCACGTTGGCCCTGTTCATTGCCGTGTACGTGTTCCTGTTCGTCGGCTGGGCGCGCGTGATCTCGCACTTCATCAAGCGCGGTCCTGTGGCCGATTCCGAAACCAACGCCGCCAAGGAAGGTGAGTAA